In Wenyingzhuangia fucanilytica, the following are encoded in one genomic region:
- a CDS encoding alpha-hydroxy acid oxidase, translating into MAIKFNTDYPSIDDLRSKAQKKIPKFAFEYLDGGCNEDVNIHRNTADIRDIQLNPEYIKKFSGSSLKTKLFGIEYDAPFGIAPVGLQGLMWPNAPEILAKSAFEHNIPFILSTVTTTSIERASEITEGKSWFQLYHPAEDRLRDDIIKRAEAAHCPVLVVLCDVPTFGFRPRDIRNGLAMPPKMSVKNILQVLGKPHWAMQTLIHGQPNFETLKPYMPKGLDLKQLGKFMDQTFNGRLNEEKIKPIRDMWKGKLVLKGVSSEYDAQQAIKLGFDGIIVSNHGGRQLDAGESAVSSLSNIAKKYGDQIEVMMDSGVRSGPDVARAMASGAKFTFMGRSFMYGVSALGKNGGDHTISLLKTELKQVMDQLCCERTQDFPNHLLK; encoded by the coding sequence ATGGCGATAAAATTTAATACAGATTATCCATCTATAGATGATCTAAGATCAAAAGCACAAAAGAAAATTCCAAAATTTGCTTTTGAATATCTTGACGGCGGATGTAACGAAGATGTTAACATACACAGAAATACAGCTGATATTAGAGATATTCAGTTGAATCCAGAATACATAAAGAAGTTTTCAGGCTCATCGCTTAAAACAAAACTATTTGGAATAGAATATGATGCTCCCTTTGGTATTGCTCCAGTTGGTTTGCAAGGACTCATGTGGCCAAATGCCCCAGAAATTTTAGCAAAGTCGGCATTTGAACATAATATTCCCTTTATCTTAAGTACAGTTACAACTACAAGTATAGAGCGAGCTAGTGAAATAACCGAAGGTAAATCTTGGTTTCAGTTGTACCATCCTGCAGAAGACAGGCTTAGAGATGATATTATTAAAAGAGCAGAAGCAGCTCATTGTCCAGTATTAGTTGTGTTGTGTGATGTACCAACTTTTGGATTTAGACCTAGAGATATTAGAAATGGTTTAGCAATGCCTCCTAAAATGTCTGTAAAAAATATTTTACAAGTCTTAGGAAAACCTCATTGGGCAATGCAAACACTAATTCATGGACAACCTAATTTTGAAACTTTAAAGCCATATATGCCTAAAGGGTTAGATTTAAAACAATTAGGAAAGTTTATGGATCAAACATTTAATGGTAGATTAAATGAAGAAAAAATAAAACCTATTCGTGATATGTGGAAAGGGAAGTTAGTTTTAAAAGGAGTTTCTTCGGAGTATGATGCACAACAAGCAATTAAATTAGGGTTTGATGGGATCATTGTTTCTAATCACGGAGGACGTCAATTAGATGCAGGAGAATCTGCTGTAAGTTCACTTTCTAACATTGCAAAAAAATATGGAGATCAGATTGAGGTGATGATGGATAGTGGAGTTCGTTCGGGACCAGATGTAGCCAGAGCAATGGCTTCAGGTGCTAAATTTACTTTTATGGGACGTTCATTTATGTATGGAGTTTCGGCTTTAGGAAAAAATGGAGGAGATCATACGATTTCTTTACTTAAAACAGAATTAAAGCAAGTGATGGATCAATTGTGTTGTGAAAGAACACAAGATTTTCCTAATCATTTGTTAAAATAA
- a CDS encoding bifunctional aldolase/short-chain dehydrogenase, whose product MENQTKNFKYVDYLWDDKKAESLGDDQVSLFLYRSNILGADLRITNYGGGNTSCKTIETDPLTNEEVEVMWVKGSGGDIGTLDRAGIAGLYTKRLRDLKNVYGGMADEDRMVGLFDHCIYDLDSKAPSIDTPLHGLLPFAHIDHLHPDALIAVAAAKDSEKVTKEIWGDTMGWVPWQRPGFDLGLQLEKCLADNPGIRGIVLGSHGLFTWGDTSYECYMNSLEVIEMASEFIEKKIAEKGSVFGGQKIESLPKEERYEKAAQIMPLLRGLCSSENRMIGHFSDSDVVMEYINSNDLERLAPMGTSCPDHFLRTKIQPLVLTLDKNEDLSDAEAILKKLEPAFEAYRAEYAEYYNTCKKDNSPAIRDANPVIIIYPGVGMFSFAKNKQTTRVANEFYVNAINVMRGAEAITEYTSLPRQEAFDIEYWLLEEAKLQRMPKEQPLSRKVALVTGAGGGIGKAIADKLAAEGANVVLTDINEQSLIEANATYKRDVSTYAICDVTNPDSIASAYKKACVEFGGIDIVVHSAGLAISKALEDTTDKDWNILQSILVKGQFDLAKQFSAITRKQNLGGDYISIASKNGLVAGPNNVAYGTAKAAQQHMVRLLAAELAKDKVRVNTVNPDGVIVGSKIWEGAWAEGRAKANGITVEELPAFYAKRNLLNEIITPADIANGVFSFVGVLDKSTGNIINVDGGMANAFVR is encoded by the coding sequence ATGGAAAATCAGACTAAAAACTTCAAGTACGTTGACTATCTGTGGGATGATAAAAAAGCAGAATCTTTAGGAGATGATCAAGTATCATTATTCTTATATCGTTCTAATATCTTAGGTGCAGACTTAAGAATTACTAACTATGGTGGAGGAAACACTAGTTGTAAAACAATTGAAACAGACCCTTTAACTAATGAAGAAGTTGAAGTTATGTGGGTAAAAGGTTCTGGAGGAGATATCGGAACTTTAGACAGAGCAGGAATTGCTGGTCTATACACTAAAAGATTAAGAGATTTAAAGAATGTATATGGCGGAATGGCTGATGAAGATCGTATGGTAGGTTTGTTTGACCACTGTATTTACGATTTAGATAGTAAAGCTCCTTCTATTGATACGCCTTTACATGGTTTATTACCATTTGCACATATAGATCACCTACATCCTGATGCTTTAATTGCAGTTGCTGCAGCTAAAGACAGTGAGAAAGTAACCAAAGAAATTTGGGGTGATACTATGGGATGGGTGCCTTGGCAACGTCCTGGATTTGATTTAGGCTTACAGTTAGAAAAATGTTTGGCTGACAATCCTGGAATTAGAGGAATCGTTTTAGGTTCTCACGGTTTATTTACTTGGGGAGATACTTCTTACGAATGTTATATGAATAGTTTAGAAGTTATTGAAATGGCTTCTGAGTTTATAGAGAAAAAAATAGCTGAAAAAGGTAGCGTTTTTGGTGGTCAAAAAATTGAGAGTTTACCAAAAGAAGAGCGTTACGAAAAAGCAGCTCAAATTATGCCTTTATTAAGAGGTTTATGTTCTTCAGAAAACAGAATGATTGGTCATTTCTCTGATTCTGATGTAGTGATGGAATATATCAATAGTAATGATTTAGAAAGATTAGCTCCAATGGGAACTTCTTGTCCAGATCACTTCTTAAGAACTAAAATTCAACCTTTAGTATTAACATTAGACAAAAACGAAGATTTATCTGATGCTGAAGCAATTTTAAAGAAATTAGAACCTGCATTTGAAGCTTATAGAGCTGAATATGCTGAATACTACAATACTTGTAAAAAAGACAATAGTCCTGCTATTCGTGATGCTAACCCAGTTATTATTATTTACCCAGGAGTTGGTATGTTTAGTTTTGCAAAAAACAAACAAACTACACGTGTAGCTAACGAGTTCTACGTTAATGCAATTAATGTAATGCGTGGTGCTGAAGCAATTACTGAGTACACATCTTTACCAAGACAAGAAGCTTTTGATATTGAGTACTGGTTGTTAGAAGAAGCTAAATTACAACGTATGCCAAAAGAACAACCATTGTCTCGTAAAGTTGCATTGGTAACTGGTGCTGGTGGTGGAATTGGTAAAGCCATTGCTGATAAATTAGCTGCGGAAGGAGCTAACGTTGTGTTAACTGATATTAACGAACAAAGTTTAATTGAAGCGAATGCAACTTATAAAAGAGATGTTTCTACCTATGCTATTTGTGATGTAACAAACCCAGATTCTATTGCTTCTGCTTATAAAAAAGCTTGCGTAGAGTTTGGAGGGATTGATATTGTTGTTCACAGTGCAGGATTGGCAATTTCTAAAGCTTTAGAAGATACTACTGATAAAGATTGGAATATTTTACAAAGCATTTTAGTAAAAGGTCAGTTTGATTTAGCTAAACAATTTTCTGCTATTACTCGTAAACAAAACTTAGGTGGAGATTATATCTCTATTGCAAGTAAAAACGGATTAGTAGCTGGACCAAACAACGTTGCATACGGAACAGCAAAAGCTGCTCAACAGCACATGGTACGTTTATTAGCTGCTGAATTGGCAAAAGATAAAGTACGTGTAAACACAGTGAATCCTGATGGAGTTATTGTAGGTAGTAAAATTTGGGAAGGAGCTTGGGCAGAAGGAAGAGCTAAAGCTAACGGAATTACCGTAGAAGAATTACCTGCTTTCTATGCAAAAAGAAACTTATTAAACGAAATTATTACTCCTGCTGACATTGCAAATGGTGTTTTCTCTTTCGTAGGAGTTTTAGATAAATCTACAGGAAATATTATCAATGTTGATGGAGGTATGGCAAATGCTTTCGTGAGATAA
- a CDS encoding sugar isomerase: protein MKIQNQHIQDVNKNIIEDHNDSFDFLANKLTKNGHDVNTILSKLAEFQVAIPSWALGAGGTRFGRFGFYGEPTTLEQKIEDVGILHSLTQTAGAVSLHIPWDVPQDYNAVSELASSLDIKFDAVNSNTFQDQKDVKESYKYGSLSNTSQAVREQAIQHNIDVIKIGEKLGSKALTVWLADGSCFPGQNNFQTAFQNTQDSLKSIYKDIPEDWKMLIEYKPYEPNFYSTVIQDWGASLMLANECGEKAYTLVDLGHHLPNSNIEQIVSILSLKGKLGGFHFNDSKYGDDDLTVGSIKPYALFLIFNELVYGMANNPQNPDLAWMIDASHNVKDPLEDLIQSLEAIQEAYAKALLIDQKALKEAQLNNDVVKCQEILQGAYRTDVRPLIEKARLDRGGAISPIKAYRELDLRNYLIKERGRNTVATGL, encoded by the coding sequence ATGAAAATACAAAATCAACATATTCAAGATGTTAATAAAAACATTATTGAAGACCATAATGATAGCTTTGATTTTTTAGCAAATAAATTGACTAAAAATGGACATGATGTAAATACTATTTTATCAAAATTAGCTGAATTCCAAGTGGCGATTCCTAGTTGGGCTTTAGGAGCCGGAGGAACTCGTTTTGGACGTTTTGGTTTTTACGGTGAACCAACTACACTAGAACAAAAAATAGAAGATGTTGGAATTTTACATTCTTTAACACAAACTGCTGGAGCTGTATCTTTACACATTCCATGGGATGTACCTCAAGATTACAATGCTGTTAGTGAATTAGCTTCATCTTTAGATATTAAATTCGATGCAGTAAACTCTAACACTTTTCAAGATCAAAAAGATGTTAAAGAATCATATAAATACGGATCTTTAAGTAACACAAGTCAAGCAGTTCGCGAACAAGCAATTCAACACAATATTGATGTTATTAAAATTGGAGAAAAATTAGGATCTAAAGCATTAACCGTTTGGTTGGCAGATGGTTCTTGTTTCCCAGGACAAAATAACTTTCAAACAGCTTTTCAAAACACTCAAGACAGTTTAAAATCTATTTATAAAGACATTCCTGAAGATTGGAAAATGTTAATAGAGTACAAACCATACGAGCCAAACTTTTATAGTACGGTAATTCAAGATTGGGGTGCTTCTTTAATGTTGGCTAACGAATGTGGAGAAAAAGCTTATACTTTGGTTGATTTAGGTCACCATTTACCAAACAGTAACATAGAGCAAATTGTTTCTATTTTAAGTTTAAAAGGTAAACTAGGAGGTTTCCATTTTAACGATAGTAAGTATGGAGATGATGATTTAACTGTAGGAAGTATTAAGCCTTATGCCTTGTTCTTAATTTTTAATGAATTGGTATATGGAATGGCAAACAATCCTCAAAATCCAGATTTAGCTTGGATGATTGATGCAAGTCATAACGTAAAAGATCCTTTAGAAGATTTAATTCAGTCTTTAGAAGCTATTCAAGAGGCATACGCAAAAGCATTGTTAATTGATCAAAAAGCATTAAAAGAGGCTCAATTAAACAATGATGTTGTAAAATGTCAAGAAATTCTACAAGGAGCTTACAGAACAGATGTTCGTCCTTTAATTGAAAAAGCTAGACTTGACAGAGGTGGAGCTATTAGCCCAATAAAAGCATATCGTGAGTTAGATTTAAGAAATTATTTAATTAAAGAAAGAGGTAGAAATACTGTAGCTACAGGATTATAA
- a CDS encoding purine-cytosine permease family protein, translated as MTKYQQSADVVEDVSGGEFERTPVPTSKLKGWKSFIGMYAGEHAAGTEFMIGPLFLTAGVSAFDLIIGLLLGNILAVLSWRFLTAEIAVKNRLTLYFQLEKICGKKLVTGYNLANGILFCFLAGSMITVSATAVGIPFDMPMPKLDDTLPNGMTWIIIVIVIGAVISIIAARGYDTVTKAANWMSPVIVLAFVAAGIVALSQLGVGSFSDFWNIWGDGGEPFPGQTKFTFWHVVIWSWFANGAMHIGMSDLSVFRFAKEAKAGWATAAGMYVGHYMAWIAAALLYAVYLKSPEALSYLNEGSAPPVAPGPMAYNAIGVLGIIAVVLAGWTTANPTIYRAGLAFQAILPKLSTAKVTILAGSVATIAGLFPAFAMKLLGFVALYGFILAPFGAVIVFEHFFHNKVGILKNYAEKAKLSFNKSVFWAWAISFGLFYFISIQFDVFLSFVTLPAWLLCGILFLVFSKYSQNKNI; from the coding sequence ATGACAAAATATCAGCAAAGTGCAGATGTAGTAGAGGATGTTTCTGGTGGCGAATTTGAAAGAACTCCAGTACCTACCTCAAAATTAAAAGGCTGGAAAAGCTTTATAGGGATGTATGCGGGAGAGCATGCTGCAGGAACCGAGTTTATGATTGGTCCTTTATTTTTAACAGCAGGAGTAAGCGCATTTGACCTTATTATTGGTTTGTTATTAGGTAATATTTTAGCCGTTTTAAGTTGGAGGTTTTTAACAGCAGAGATTGCGGTTAAAAATAGATTAACATTATACTTCCAATTAGAAAAAATATGTGGTAAAAAGTTAGTAACTGGATATAATTTAGCTAATGGTATTTTGTTTTGTTTTTTAGCAGGTTCTATGATAACCGTTTCTGCTACAGCGGTCGGTATACCATTTGATATGCCTATGCCTAAGTTAGATGATACTTTGCCAAATGGTATGACTTGGATTATTATAGTTATTGTTATTGGTGCAGTTATCTCAATTATTGCCGCACGTGGGTATGATACAGTAACCAAGGCTGCAAACTGGATGTCTCCAGTAATTGTTTTAGCATTTGTTGCTGCTGGTATAGTTGCGCTTAGTCAGTTAGGAGTTGGTAGTTTTTCTGATTTTTGGAATATTTGGGGTGATGGAGGAGAACCTTTTCCTGGACAAACAAAATTTACTTTTTGGCATGTTGTTATTTGGTCATGGTTTGCCAATGGAGCTATGCATATAGGAATGTCAGATTTATCCGTATTTAGATTCGCAAAAGAGGCAAAAGCAGGGTGGGCAACAGCAGCAGGAATGTATGTTGGACACTATATGGCATGGATTGCAGCAGCGTTGTTATATGCTGTATATTTAAAGTCACCAGAGGCTTTGTCTTACTTAAACGAAGGAAGTGCTCCTCCTGTTGCACCTGGGCCAATGGCTTATAATGCTATTGGAGTATTAGGAATTATTGCTGTAGTATTAGCAGGTTGGACAACAGCAAATCCTACCATATACCGAGCAGGTTTAGCTTTTCAAGCAATTTTACCTAAATTATCTACAGCAAAAGTTACTATACTAGCAGGAAGTGTGGCTACTATAGCAGGTTTATTTCCTGCTTTTGCAATGAAGTTGTTAGGATTTGTGGCTTTATATGGATTTATATTAGCACCATTTGGAGCTGTGATTGTATTTGAACATTTCTTTCATAATAAAGTAGGGATATTAAAGAACTATGCAGAAAAAGCAAAATTATCATTTAATAAATCTGTGTTTTGGGCATGGGCTATAAGTTTTGGTTTGTTTTACTTTATATCAATACAGTTTGATGTGTTTTTGTCTTTTGTAACACTACCAGCTTGGTTGTTATGTGGAATACTTTTCTTAGTCTTTAGTAAGTATTCTCAAAATAAAAATATATAA
- a CDS encoding FGGY-family carbohydrate kinase produces the protein MKQKVTAVFDIGKTNKKFFLFDKDFKEIHKEYISFDEIKDEDGHPTENIHALQEWLKSVFNRILETKEYHVKAINFSTYGASFVHIDEDGNPLTPLYNYTKELPKEIIESFFNKYGDKESFLKKTGCADLSMLNSGLQLYWLKQTQPEVFKKIKYSLHLPQYLSFIFTGIPLSEYTSIGCHTALWDYDKKDYHDWVYKEELHKILPPIVSTETSINMNYNGCRIKIGVGIHDSSAALLPYMKSIEKEFVLISTGTWSITFNPFTKEAISNDVNDQDSLNYMRLNGDPVKASRLFLGNEYKVQVDLLNKHFGVDKDYHTTVKFDYDIYTDVTTDFKYCHHWDSLQSDKMPKTLKVLYNTYEEAYHQLMIELVLLQNKCIDSVIGNHIIGEIYIDGGFSDNDVFVKLLTHYYRDKKLRTTSASLGSALGAALSISDTKLNSKFLKKNYDLKKHIPFILNQTIN, from the coding sequence ATGAAACAAAAAGTAACGGCCGTTTTTGATATTGGAAAAACCAATAAAAAATTCTTTTTATTTGATAAGGATTTTAAAGAAATACACAAAGAGTATATTTCTTTTGATGAAATCAAAGATGAAGATGGTCATCCAACAGAAAACATACATGCATTACAAGAATGGTTAAAATCTGTATTTAATCGTATATTAGAAACGAAAGAATACCATGTAAAGGCCATTAACTTCTCAACATATGGAGCTAGTTTTGTTCATATTGATGAAGATGGTAACCCATTAACTCCTTTGTATAATTATACAAAGGAGTTGCCTAAAGAAATAATAGAGAGTTTTTTCAATAAATATGGAGATAAAGAATCTTTTTTAAAGAAGACAGGTTGTGCAGATCTTAGCATGTTAAATTCAGGTTTGCAATTGTATTGGTTAAAACAAACCCAGCCAGAAGTATTTAAGAAAATAAAATACTCTTTGCATTTACCACAATACTTAAGCTTTATATTTACAGGAATACCTTTAAGTGAATATACAAGTATTGGATGTCATACAGCCCTGTGGGATTATGATAAAAAAGATTATCATGACTGGGTATATAAAGAAGAGTTACATAAAATATTACCTCCAATTGTTTCTACAGAAACAAGTATTAATATGAACTATAATGGTTGTCGTATTAAAATAGGAGTAGGGATTCATGATAGCTCTGCTGCATTACTTCCTTACATGAAAAGTATTGAAAAAGAATTTGTTTTAATCTCTACAGGAACATGGAGTATTACTTTTAATCCATTTACCAAAGAAGCAATTTCTAACGATGTAAATGATCAAGACTCATTAAACTATATGCGTCTTAATGGAGATCCAGTAAAAGCATCTCGTTTATTTTTAGGTAACGAATACAAAGTACAAGTAGATTTACTAAACAAACATTTTGGAGTAGATAAGGATTATCATACAACAGTAAAATTTGATTATGATATTTATACTGATGTAACAACAGATTTTAAATATTGTCACCATTGGGATAGCTTGCAGAGTGATAAAATGCCTAAAACATTAAAGGTGTTATACAATACTTATGAAGAGGCTTACCATCAATTAATGATTGAATTAGTTTTATTACAGAATAAGTGTATAGATAGTGTTATTGGTAATCATATAATTGGAGAAATATATATAGATGGAGGATTTAGTGATAATGATGTCTTTGTAAAATTGTTAACACATTATTATCGAGATAAAAAATTAAGAACTACTAGCGCTTCACTTGGTTCAGCATTAGGAGCAGCTCTTTCTATATCAGATACAAAATTGAATTCTAAGTTCTTAAAAAAGAATTATGATTTAAAGAAACATATTCCATTTATTCTTAATCAAACAATTAATTAA